One Helicobacter sp. MIT 05-5293 genomic region harbors:
- the ftsY gene encoding signal recognition particle-docking protein FtsY, translated as MISLLGKTLQKTTQNLASILTSKKNKFTKAELEDILLECDIAYELIEQMFENLPHYISREMLSKELLALLNQPLPSPPFQAQTKPLTTLIVGVNGAGKTTTIAKLAHRAQKNNKKVMVAAGDTFRAAAIEQLKLWGEKLQIPVIATQHMHDPSAVAFDSINSAIAKGIDELYIDTAGRLHNQTNLNNELLKIIRVCQKALQERPLRKFLVLDGTQGNAAINQTRAFSQNIDFDGIIITKLDGTSKGGAIFSIVNELHTPILYIGVGEKEDDLIDFDANEYVNILLDSIFEDK; from the coding sequence ATGATTTCATTATTAGGCAAGACACTCCAAAAAACCACACAGAATCTTGCCTCGATTCTCACCTCCAAGAAAAATAAATTTACAAAAGCCGAATTAGAAGATATTTTACTCGAATGCGATATTGCTTATGAATTGATTGAGCAAATGTTTGAGAATCTGCCTCATTACATCTCTCGTGAAATGCTAAGCAAAGAGCTTCTTGCTTTGCTTAATCAGCCCTTGCCTTCGCCCCCATTTCAAGCACAAACTAAGCCTCTGACGACTTTAATCGTTGGCGTTAATGGTGCAGGCAAAACGACAACGATTGCCAAACTTGCCCATCGTGCCCAAAAAAATAATAAAAAAGTTATGGTAGCAGCAGGCGACACCTTTCGTGCTGCAGCCATTGAACAGCTCAAACTATGGGGAGAGAAGCTCCAGATTCCCGTCATTGCCACCCAACATATGCACGACCCAAGCGCAGTAGCCTTTGATAGTATCAACTCCGCAATTGCAAAAGGGATTGATGAGCTGTATATTGACACTGCAGGGCGTTTGCACAATCAAACCAATCTCAACAATGAGCTTTTGAAAATCATACGCGTATGTCAAAAAGCTCTCCAAGAGCGACCCTTGAGAAAATTCCTTGTGCTTGATGGCACTCAAGGCAACGCAGCGATCAATCAAACACGCGCATTTTCCCAAAATATCGATTTTGATGGCATTATCATTACCAAGCTTGATGGCACAAGCAAAGGTGGGGCAATTTTCAGTATTGTTAATGAATTACACACGCCGATTCTTTATATTGGTGTGGGTGAGAAAGAAGATGATTTGATTGATTTTGATGCGAATGAATATGTGAATATTTTGCTTGATTCTATCTTTGAGGACAAATAG
- a CDS encoding DUF4156 domain-containing protein has protein sequence MKIAYTKRLAQLSIILGSPLLFFGCLEEPEPQAPLYTPKALESQGRGITIAHSTPYNCKILGEVEGRDYVSGRRNPTRDKLQESARNELKNEAGEVAGENRRIMLRITKEETKCMVLFKNGIKQEITCKEPVIIGKDNIVGGALLSHSVKADVFDCGEK, from the coding sequence ATGAAAATAGCTTATACAAAAAGATTAGCTCAATTATCAATCATCTTAGGAAGTCCATTATTGTTCTTTGGGTGCTTAGAAGAACCAGAACCTCAAGCTCCTCTTTATACACCCAAAGCTTTAGAATCTCAAGGGCGCGGTATCACGATTGCACATTCTACGCCCTATAATTGCAAGATTCTAGGAGAAGTTGAAGGTAGAGACTATGTTTCAGGGAGACGCAATCCGACAAGAGACAAATTACAAGAAAGTGCAAGAAATGAACTAAAAAACGAAGCGGGTGAAGTAGCAGGTGAGAATAGACGCATTATGCTAAGAATCACTAAAGAAGAAACAAAATGTATGGTTTTGTTTAAGAACGGAATCAAACAAGAAATCACTTGCAAAGAACCTGTTATAATTGGTAAAGACAATATTGTAGGTGGTGCTCTTCTCTCGCATAGCGTAAAAGCTGATGTCTTTGACTGCGGGGAAAAATAA
- a CDS encoding ATP-binding cassette domain-containing protein, translating to MNAIEIKDLTKTFGKICALDHLSLNIEKGKISGLIGADGAGKTTLIRLIVGLLSPDSGSISVLGLDPLTQKEELTAKIGYMPQKFGLYEDLSVIENLKLYADLKNQPHHFDKMLEFTSLTPFQDRLAGALSGGMKQKLGLACALLGTPDLLLLDEPSVGVDPISRRDLMKMVREMINPQTTVLWLTAYLDEAHSFDTAIVLDKGRCIFNGKPHDLAQTSQAFEDKVIELMGGYKKETSKIAQNYKSLSDFEGYAVEAHHLEKKYGNFYAVKNNSFQIQKGEIFGLLGPNGAGKSTSFKMMCGLAKPTSGTAKIMGIDIAKNPTKARSNLGYMAQKFSLYGSLSLRENLEFFASVYGVESKNHKQRINEIIEIFDFWEIEHIKSEDLPLGFKQRLSMACALIHNPLVLFLDEPTSGVDVLARKEFWNHITSLSKKGVTILITTHFMDEAEYCDRISLFYKGEAIAIGTPDELKQKAGAANMEDAFITLIKESGQ from the coding sequence ATGAACGCCATAGAGATTAAAGATCTTACCAAAACATTTGGGAAAATATGCGCACTTGATCATCTCTCTTTAAATATTGAGAAAGGGAAAATATCTGGTTTAATCGGTGCTGATGGTGCGGGTAAAACAACCTTGATAAGACTTATTGTAGGATTATTATCACCTGATAGTGGGAGTATTTCTGTTTTAGGATTAGATCCATTGACGCAAAAAGAAGAACTCACGGCAAAAATCGGTTATATGCCACAAAAATTTGGGCTTTATGAAGACTTGAGCGTTATTGAGAATCTCAAACTTTATGCGGATTTAAAAAACCAACCTCATCATTTTGACAAAATGCTTGAATTTACATCTCTCACACCATTTCAAGACAGACTTGCAGGTGCATTATCGGGAGGAATGAAGCAAAAACTAGGCTTGGCTTGTGCGTTACTTGGAACGCCTGATTTACTCCTTCTTGATGAGCCATCAGTCGGGGTTGATCCGATTTCTCGCAGGGATTTAATGAAAATGGTTAGAGAAATGATTAATCCTCAAACGACGGTTCTTTGGCTGACTGCATATTTAGACGAAGCCCATAGTTTTGATACGGCAATAGTTCTAGACAAAGGGAGATGTATTTTTAATGGCAAACCTCACGACTTGGCTCAAACTTCACAAGCATTTGAAGACAAAGTCATTGAGCTTATGGGTGGATACAAAAAAGAGACTTCAAAAATCGCTCAAAATTACAAATCACTAAGCGATTTTGAAGGATACGCCGTTGAAGCGCATCATTTGGAGAAAAAATACGGAAACTTTTATGCTGTCAAAAATAATTCTTTTCAGATTCAAAAAGGTGAAATCTTTGGGCTTTTAGGACCAAATGGCGCAGGAAAATCAACCTCATTTAAAATGATGTGCGGACTTGCTAAGCCTACAAGTGGGACTGCCAAAATCATGGGGATTGATATAGCCAAAAACCCCACAAAAGCCCGCTCAAATTTAGGCTATATGGCGCAAAAATTCTCTCTTTATGGCTCACTTTCACTTAGAGAGAATCTCGAATTTTTCGCATCAGTCTATGGTGTAGAGAGTAAAAACCACAAACAAAGAATCAATGAAATCATTGAGATTTTTGATTTTTGGGAGATTGAACATATCAAATCAGAAGATTTACCCTTAGGATTCAAACAAAGACTATCAATGGCTTGTGCGCTTATCCATAATCCGCTCGTTTTATTTTTAGACGAGCCGACTTCTGGCGTTGATGTCTTGGCAAGAAAAGAATTTTGGAATCACATCACATCTTTATCCAAAAAGGGCGTTACGATTCTTATTACGACACATTTTATGGACGAAGCCGAGTATTGCGACAGGATAAGCCTTTTTTATAAAGGAGAAGCAATTGCAATCGGCACTCCTGATGAATTAAAACAAAAAGCAGGTGCTGCTAATATGGAAGATGCTTTTATCACATTGATTAAAGAGAGTGGGCAATGA
- a CDS encoding ABC transporter permease: MTGMLRRILALIKKEFIVIWSDPKNRAIILGMPLMQLLIFANAITMEVKNIDVAVLDRDNSIESRELLSRFEHSTRFRKFYYVENEKELKHKVDNQKVQIGIFIDNHFSSSLKSSKGADVLIITDGRQTNSAAIAGGYATQIISEYSAEILGTQTNLITPSIRNWFNPNLEYRWYILTVIVAMLATVITLLLTALSIAREREMGTFDQLIVSPLSSFEILVGKTIPPLIIAMFLTFLMTFLIIIFFEIPFAGSFVLFFISIFISLLSIVGIGLFISSICNTQQQAILGVITFQMPAILLSGFISPIEDMPVALQYLTLLNPIRFFMVLVRGIFLKGMTLSDVVLNWIPLIIIAILTLTLAASTFKKKLG, translated from the coding sequence ATGACAGGTATGTTAAGAAGAATACTCGCATTAATCAAAAAAGAATTTATCGTGATATGGTCTGATCCTAAAAATCGCGCAATAATACTGGGTATGCCATTAATGCAGCTACTTATTTTTGCAAATGCCATCACAATGGAAGTGAAAAATATCGATGTCGCCGTTTTGGACAGAGATAATTCTATTGAATCAAGGGAGCTTTTATCAAGATTCGAGCATTCGACAAGATTCAGAAAGTTTTATTATGTGGAAAATGAAAAAGAATTAAAGCACAAGGTGGATAACCAAAAAGTTCAAATTGGAATCTTTATAGACAATCATTTTTCATCATCATTAAAATCAAGCAAAGGTGCTGATGTTTTAATCATAACCGATGGCAGACAGACAAACTCCGCTGCAATTGCAGGAGGATATGCCACACAAATCATATCAGAATACAGCGCAGAAATCTTAGGAACGCAAACAAACTTGATAACGCCAAGTATTAGAAATTGGTTTAATCCCAACCTTGAATACAGATGGTATATCTTAACCGTTATTGTTGCAATGCTTGCGACCGTTATTACCCTACTTTTGACAGCCTTATCAATTGCGAGAGAGCGTGAAATGGGGACATTTGATCAGCTTATCGTAAGCCCCCTATCATCGTTTGAAATTTTAGTCGGTAAAACAATCCCACCCTTGATAATTGCAATGTTTCTCACTTTTCTAATGACATTTTTAATCATCATATTCTTTGAAATCCCATTTGCAGGTTCATTTGTTTTATTTTTTATCTCGATATTTATCTCATTGCTTTCAATCGTAGGCATAGGATTATTTATCTCATCAATCTGCAATACTCAACAACAAGCGATTCTGGGAGTGATTACCTTTCAAATGCCTGCTATTTTACTATCGGGGTTTATCTCTCCTATTGAAGATATGCCCGTAGCTTTGCAATATCTGACTTTACTTAATCCAATAAGATTTTTTATGGTGTTAGTTCGTGGGATTTTTCTCAAAGGAATGACATTATCAGATGTGGTTTTAAATTGGATTCCGCTTATTATCATTGCGATTTTGACCCTCACACTTGCTGCAAGCACCTTTAAGAAAAAACTAGGCTAG
- the radA gene encoding DNA repair protein RadA, with the protein MAKKTSSLFECQFCGWQSSKWVGKCTNCGTWESLIELKPSQIQSLQSQKYNPPSSLAIPITQVEYETLDRFTSCEDEFDIVLGGGIVPGGLYLIGGSPGVGKSTLLLKIAGEIAKKSTKKILYVSGEESPGQIKMRAQRLDAIDEKLFLLNEIDLSIIKNTLNEQNFQMCVIDSIQTIFSPDITSAPGSVSQVREVTFALMRLAKEMNICVFIIGHITKEGSIAGPRILEHMVDCVLYFEGDPSKELRMLRGFKNRFGTTSEIGIFEMKENGLISAKNASKLFFSQRSSMAGSAITVVLEGSRALVIEIQALVSESGYPKRQSTGFDNNRLNMLLALLERKLEIPLGHYDVFINVTGGIKINEPSADLAVIASIVSSFRNRPLNISTAFIGEVSLVGDIREVSNIDIRLKELENYGFTKVVLAKKPNSNNSNIKCFEANEVSKILEWM; encoded by the coding sequence GTGGCGAAAAAAACATCGTCCTTGTTTGAATGCCAGTTTTGCGGTTGGCAAAGCTCAAAATGGGTAGGAAAATGCACGAATTGTGGCACTTGGGAATCGCTCATCGAGCTTAAACCCTCACAGATTCAAAGCTTACAATCCCAAAAATATAACCCCCCTTCTTCCTTAGCAATCCCTATCACGCAAGTAGAATACGAAACACTTGATCGCTTCACTTCTTGCGAAGATGAGTTTGATATTGTGCTTGGCGGGGGCATTGTCCCGGGAGGATTATACCTCATCGGAGGAAGTCCGGGCGTAGGAAAATCTACACTTCTACTCAAAATCGCAGGAGAAATTGCAAAAAAAAGCACGAAAAAGATTCTCTATGTTAGCGGGGAAGAAAGCCCGGGACAAATCAAAATGCGCGCTCAACGCTTAGATGCAATTGATGAAAAGCTTTTTTTACTCAATGAAATTGATCTTAGTATCATCAAAAATACGCTCAATGAGCAAAACTTTCAAATGTGTGTGATTGATTCGATTCAGACGATTTTTTCACCCGACATTACTTCTGCACCCGGCTCTGTCTCACAAGTGCGTGAAGTAACTTTCGCCCTTATGCGTTTGGCAAAAGAAATGAATATTTGCGTGTTTATCATCGGACATATTACAAAAGAAGGCTCAATCGCAGGTCCTAGAATCTTAGAACACATGGTGGATTGTGTGCTGTATTTTGAAGGCGACCCAAGCAAAGAATTGCGTATGCTAAGAGGATTCAAAAATCGTTTTGGCACGACAAGCGAAATCGGGATTTTTGAAATGAAAGAAAATGGCTTAATCAGCGCTAAAAATGCTTCAAAGCTATTCTTTTCTCAACGATCCTCCATGGCAGGAAGTGCAATTACCGTGGTATTGGAGGGGAGTCGTGCATTGGTGATTGAGATTCAAGCATTAGTGAGTGAATCAGGCTATCCCAAGCGTCAAAGCACGGGTTTTGATAACAATCGTCTTAATATGCTTCTAGCCCTTTTAGAGCGCAAGCTTGAGATTCCCTTAGGGCATTATGATGTATTTATCAATGTTACCGGAGGGATTAAGATCAATGAGCCAAGCGCAGATTTAGCAGTTATCGCAAGTATTGTTTCTAGCTTTCGGAATCGTCCGCTTAATATCAGCACAGCTTTTATTGGAGAAGTCTCACTTGTGGGAGACATTCGCGAAGTGAGTAATATTGACATACGCTTAAAAGAGCTTGAAAACTATGGATTCACCAAGGTTGTCTTAGCTAAGAAACCAAATAGCAATAATAGCAACATCAAATGCTTTGAAGCAAATGAGGTCAGCAAGATTCTTGAATGGATGTGA
- a CDS encoding redoxin domain-containing protein has product MSTMKIHSKKHYPTFFLFILIASLFFAACDEKDKDKDIFGFEGVSKNKILDIEVINTQNESLLFKTDESKSIFQSDNKQPTLLFFISKECTQCQDELLHILDLYNKYQEFISIIAISPKDDLLDLQKKIDEINPRFKLYASTDNKNLLDFLYKDDKQSYIALYDKQGEKVIDYVGLVPEEMVELDIVYQIQDQLDAKTQREMQTLTQEEINVQEDSERTSDSDSQSTMQKEQK; this is encoded by the coding sequence ATGAGCACGATGAAGATTCATAGCAAAAAACATTACCCCACTTTTTTTCTTTTTATCCTTATTGCAAGCCTCTTTTTTGCAGCATGCGATGAAAAAGATAAGGATAAAGATATTTTTGGTTTTGAAGGTGTGAGTAAAAACAAGATCCTTGATATTGAAGTGATTAATACACAAAATGAAAGCCTTCTTTTCAAAACCGATGAATCCAAAAGCATCTTTCAAAGCGACAACAAACAACCCACACTTTTGTTTTTTATCTCAAAAGAATGCACACAATGCCAAGATGAGCTTTTGCATATTTTGGATTTATACAACAAATATCAAGAATTCATCTCTATCATCGCCATTAGCCCCAAAGATGACCTTTTAGATCTTCAAAAGAAGATTGATGAGATTAATCCTCGATTTAAGCTCTACGCTTCTACAGACAATAAAAATCTTTTGGATTTCCTCTACAAAGACGACAAACAAAGCTATATTGCGCTTTATGACAAACAAGGTGAAAAAGTGATTGACTATGTCGGGCTAGTCCCCGAAGAAATGGTCGAGCTTGATATTGTTTATCAAATCCAAGATCAACTTGATGCCAAAACCCAACGCGAAATGCAAACACTTACTCAAGAAGAAATCAATGTGCAAGAAGATTCTGAACGCACATCAGATTCAGATTCTCAATCCACGATGCAAAAAGAGCAAAAATGA
- a CDS encoding efflux RND transporter periplasmic adaptor subunit encodes MKKKIIIVVLLFLIISGVAYFFTHKKQNLEELTLYGNIKIRQVDLGFQVGGKLDKMLKEEGDSVQKGELIAEIDPKDYVLNLQKAQAETAKTLALKNDAVSKFNRHAPLVKGNAISKEEYDSFKNAKDKALADYDSALVAQHYAQNQLEYTKLYAPEDGIVMIRVQEPGSIINAGQIVYSISKTKPVWIRAYVNEIDLGNITYGQKAKITIDSINPQTRKEREYTGYIGYISPVAEFTPKTVQTTDLRTDLVYRIRVYIDDIDEYLRQGMPTTIKLDLKAQNERHRD; translated from the coding sequence ATGAAAAAGAAAATAATTATAGTCGTTTTACTATTCTTAATAATCAGCGGCGTTGCTTACTTTTTCACCCATAAAAAACAAAATTTAGAGGAGCTAACCTTATATGGAAATATCAAGATTCGCCAAGTTGATTTAGGCTTTCAAGTCGGAGGTAAATTAGACAAAATGCTTAAAGAAGAGGGTGATAGCGTTCAAAAAGGTGAATTGATTGCTGAAATTGATCCCAAAGATTATGTTTTGAATCTCCAAAAAGCACAAGCCGAGACTGCCAAAACTCTCGCGCTCAAAAACGATGCTGTTTCAAAATTTAACCGACACGCGCCACTAGTCAAAGGCAATGCGATTTCAAAAGAAGAATACGATAGTTTTAAAAACGCAAAGGATAAAGCACTTGCAGACTATGATTCTGCGCTTGTTGCCCAACATTATGCACAAAATCAGCTTGAATACACCAAACTCTACGCGCCCGAAGATGGCATTGTGATGATAAGAGTGCAAGAACCCGGCAGTATCATCAATGCAGGGCAAATCGTGTATTCGATTTCAAAAACAAAACCTGTCTGGATTAGAGCCTATGTCAATGAAATTGATTTGGGAAATATCACATACGGGCAAAAAGCAAAAATTACCATTGATAGCATCAATCCGCAAACAAGAAAAGAACGAGAATACACGGGCTATATTGGCTATATCTCACCTGTTGCTGAATTTACACCAAAAACCGTCCAAACAACAGATCTAAGGACAGACCTCGTGTATAGAATCCGCGTTTATATTGATGATATTGATGAATACTTGCGACAAGGAATGCCAACAACTATAAAATTAGACCTGAAAGCTCAAAATGAACGCCATAGAGATTAA
- a CDS encoding TetR/AcrR family transcriptional regulator, with protein sequence MKKNKNKDEDSKKRILEAAIKLFATKGFEGTSIREICKNADANICMISYYWGGKKELYQGILDDLIEKQTEYAKKFMDISTKPANLSKKEQIDILFLMLDKAIDFLYSRISQELFILLLQEQQNKNFAPNSPMLSYLRTLIAAIFEKDESEQEIIFKAVFIMSQVNSPRILMAFSLGLLGQDNFTQKDIAMIKSNVKLYIKALLEDSHIKY encoded by the coding sequence ATGAAAAAAAATAAAAACAAAGATGAAGATTCTAAAAAGAGAATCCTTGAAGCCGCTATCAAGCTATTTGCAACCAAAGGTTTTGAGGGAACAAGTATCAGAGAGATTTGCAAAAATGCCGATGCCAATATCTGTATGATTTCGTATTATTGGGGTGGGAAAAAGGAGCTTTATCAGGGAATCTTAGATGATTTGATTGAAAAACAGACAGAATATGCAAAAAAATTTATGGATATATCCACAAAACCTGCAAACTTAAGCAAAAAAGAACAAATTGATATTTTGTTTTTAATGCTTGATAAGGCTATTGATTTTTTATATTCAAGGATTTCTCAAGAGTTGTTTATTCTGCTTTTACAAGAGCAGCAAAATAAAAATTTTGCCCCTAATTCTCCTATGTTGTCATACTTAAGGACTTTAATCGCTGCTATTTTTGAAAAAGATGAGAGCGAACAAGAGATTATCTTTAAGGCGGTTTTTATTATGTCTCAAGTCAATTCTCCGAGAATCTTAATGGCTTTTTCACTAGGATTATTGGGACAAGATAATTTCACGCAAAAAGACATAGCAATGATAAAATCCAATGTAAAACTTTATATCAAGGCTCTTTTAGAGGATTCTCACATTAAATATTAA
- a CDS encoding 5-formyltetrahydrofolate cyclo-ligase: MIKQAFRIQAKAILRHFSKRINFSDKIVNQALYKYLRERHCRSVLVYLPLHTEVDITPLIATLRKQKVRVFVPFIQELSFKMIPLRMPLKKNLYGIYESNNSLFHLIKVDSVIIPVLGIDRDFRRIGFGKGMYDRFLPNLKHKVHIIFVAKSPNIAQDVITQPYDTLGDCFFTASAICRRKKNGSVVCDRKYNLRIIGRN; encoded by the coding sequence ATTATAAAACAAGCATTCAGAATCCAAGCAAAAGCAATCCTAAGACATTTTTCCAAGAGGATTAATTTTTCGGATAAGATTGTTAATCAAGCCCTTTATAAATATCTTAGAGAAAGGCATTGCCGTAGTGTGCTGGTGTATTTGCCTCTTCATACAGAAGTCGATATTACCCCTCTTATTGCTACGCTTAGGAAACAAAAAGTGCGAGTTTTTGTGCCATTTATACAAGAACTTAGCTTTAAAATGATACCATTACGAATGCCGTTAAAGAAAAACTTATATGGCATTTATGAATCAAATAATTCTTTATTTCATTTAATTAAAGTTGATTCAGTGATTATTCCTGTTTTGGGTATTGATAGAGATTTTAGGAGGATAGGTTTTGGTAAGGGAATGTATGATCGTTTTTTGCCAAATCTCAAACACAAAGTTCATATTATTTTTGTCGCAAAAAGCCCTAATATAGCTCAAGATGTCATTACACAGCCTTATGATACCTTAGGAGATTGTTTTTTCACTGCATCAGCCATTTGTAGAAGGAAGAAAAATGGAAGTGTGGTATGTGATAGGAAGTATAATCTTCGGATTATTGGTAGGAATTAG
- a CDS encoding F0F1 ATP synthase subunit C, with amino-acid sequence MRLLVVLCLGMIGFAFGTEMGADVIKSYSVAGAVIGLGIAALGGAIGMGHAAAATISGTARNPGISGKLLGTMFIALALIEAQVIYTLVLALIALYANPFI; translated from the coding sequence ATGAGACTTTTAGTCGTATTGTGTTTGGGAATGATTGGTTTTGCATTTGGTACAGAAATGGGTGCAGATGTGATTAAATCATATTCAGTAGCTGGGGCGGTAATCGGTTTAGGTATTGCTGCATTAGGTGGAGCAATCGGTATGGGGCATGCTGCAGCTGCAACTATTTCAGGAACAGCGAGAAATCCCGGTATCAGTGGTAAGCTACTTGGGACAATGTTTATTGCATTAGCACTTATTGAAGCACAAGTTATTTATACACTTGTTTTGGCGTTAATTGCTCTTTACGCTAACCCATTTATTTAA
- a CDS encoding outer membrane protein, with protein sequence MKTKKLLISAALSLTLASSVLSAEESGVFVGVGIGYGGSSFKMTSDEGKQTTKLDGLSYEIIAGYKSFFTPNFGLRYYANFAYGEHKKGGADKITANAMDYGVNIDALYNFISSENVNFGAFLGLGAGAVSWGGKTLKDQKMDKTGFNLALNVGLRSEFAKHHGVEIAAKVPFMTTTLKDETGFKMTSKANYNVGVRYIFNF encoded by the coding sequence ATGAAAACAAAAAAATTGCTTATAAGTGCTGCTCTTTCTTTAACTCTTGCAAGCTCTGTATTGAGTGCTGAAGAAAGTGGTGTATTTGTCGGTGTAGGTATAGGTTATGGAGGTTCTTCATTTAAGATGACAAGCGATGAGGGTAAGCAAACGACTAAACTAGATGGATTGTCCTATGAAATCATTGCTGGGTATAAGTCATTCTTCACTCCTAACTTTGGGTTGCGCTATTATGCAAATTTTGCGTATGGAGAACACAAAAAAGGTGGTGCAGATAAAATAACAGCAAATGCAATGGATTATGGGGTAAATATCGATGCACTCTATAACTTTATCTCTAGCGAAAATGTAAATTTTGGTGCTTTCTTAGGACTAGGAGCTGGTGCAGTCAGTTGGGGCGGCAAAACCTTAAAAGATCAGAAGATGGATAAAACAGGTTTTAATCTTGCTCTTAATGTTGGTTTAAGAAGTGAGTTTGCTAAGCATCATGGCGTTGAAATCGCAGCTAAAGTGCCTTTTATGACAACAACATTAAAGGACGAGACAGGTTTCAAAATGACATCTAAAGCAAATTATAATGTCGGTGTGCGCTATATCTTTAATTTCTAA
- a CDS encoding ABC transporter permease, which produces MKILLALIKKEFKQIIRDPSSIIIAFVLPLISILIYMYGINMDSLKVTLGIKNDDSNSEIATLVKSFGHSKYVQSIVFDNENEIKIAIARSKIKGAVIIPNDFSKKLLKGQNAEILIITDGSDVNTANYVSSYAVAIINHWLASSKFAPKNVKPAINTEIRTWYNQDLNSHHFILPGSIAITMPLIGILLTALVIAREWERGTMEALLSTRVRKIDIVLGKYIPYFTLGMCSMLFNVFLCVFVFGVPFRGSFLILLLVCSLFLFTLLGIGLLISSVLKNQFLASQVSLGIGLLPSLLLSGLMFPINSMPLFFQYFTMILPPRYFVTFVESEFMSGTIPQIVMINSIFLATLGLILFMLVYKKTNMRLAK; this is translated from the coding sequence ATGAAGATTCTACTTGCCTTAATCAAAAAAGAATTTAAGCAAATTATCCGCGATCCTTCAAGCATCATCATTGCTTTTGTCTTGCCTCTGATTTCTATTTTAATCTATATGTATGGAATCAATATGGATTCTCTGAAGGTTACACTCGGTATCAAAAACGATGATAGCAACTCTGAAATTGCAACCCTTGTCAAATCTTTCGGACATAGCAAATATGTCCAATCCATAGTCTTTGACAATGAAAACGAAATAAAAATAGCCATTGCACGTTCAAAAATCAAAGGGGCAGTGATAATACCCAATGATTTTTCAAAGAAACTTTTAAAAGGTCAAAATGCGGAGATTCTCATTATCACCGATGGGAGTGATGTCAATACCGCAAATTATGTTTCAAGCTATGCAGTAGCGATTATTAATCATTGGCTTGCTTCAAGTAAATTCGCTCCTAAAAATGTCAAACCTGCCATAAATACAGAAATCCGCACATGGTATAACCAAGACTTAAATAGCCACCATTTTATCTTACCCGGCTCAATTGCAATCACTATGCCCTTAATTGGAATCTTACTCACAGCACTTGTAATTGCGCGTGAATGGGAAAGAGGCACTATGGAAGCTCTCTTAAGCACAAGGGTAAGAAAAATCGATATTGTTTTGGGCAAATATATCCCCTATTTTACGCTTGGAATGTGCTCCATGCTGTTTAATGTGTTTTTGTGTGTGTTTGTCTTTGGAGTCCCTTTTAGAGGAAGTTTTTTAATCCTACTTCTTGTGTGCAGTCTGTTTTTATTCACACTTTTGGGGATAGGGCTTTTAATCTCTTCTGTGTTAAAAAATCAATTCCTTGCTAGTCAAGTTTCGCTGGGTATCGGGCTTTTGCCTTCATTGCTTTTATCAGGGCTAATGTTCCCAATCAATTCTATGCCTTTGTTTTTTCAATACTTCACAATGATTTTGCCTCCTAGGTATTTTGTAACATTTGTCGAAAGTGAATTTATGTCAGGGACGATTCCTCAAATCGTAATGATAAACTCAATCTTCTTAGCGACTTTGGGGCTTATACTCTTTATGCTCGTTTATAAAAAAACAAATATGAGGCTTGCAAAATGA
- a CDS encoding helix-turn-helix transcriptional regulator, translating to MSINTKCDEVSKEQIYHFYHQIAQNVARIRKEKGLSQLDLSLAIGYKSVSLVAGAEAGYKNIHFNLEHLYKIARVLEVDIKELF from the coding sequence ATGTCTATCAATACTAAATGTGATGAAGTCAGCAAAGAGCAAATTTATCATTTTTATCATCAGATTGCCCAAAATGTCGCGAGAATCCGCAAAGAAAAAGGGCTTTCACAGCTTGATTTGAGCCTAGCGATTGGCTATAAGTCTGTCTCTCTAGTCGCTGGAGCAGAGGCAGGGTATAAAAATATTCATTTTAACCTTGAGCATCTTTATAAAATCGCAAGAGTTTTGGAGGTGGATATTAAGGAATTGTTTTGA